In Nocardioides marinus, one DNA window encodes the following:
- a CDS encoding tetratricopeptide repeat protein, whose amino-acid sequence MAQERSGNNPSGRGGRPTRGNDQRRGGSDQRRGGSGEQRRGSGDQRRGGSDQRRGDSAGSGGRSFSRAGRPPREERGPRTADQAVYDGPELPEDITGKELDRGVAAQLKGLPEKLASRVARHLAAAGLLVDEDPETAYQHALAARARAPRLAVVREAAGEAAYAAGHYSEALAELRAAKRMNGATDYLPIMADCHRALGQPQQAVKLAQSPSVANFAAPAKAEMTIVEAGARRDMGQLDAALRVLEQAPLMNKSREPWVVRLRYAYADTLEAAGRPTEALTWFHRTDAIDAEEITDAAERASALESAAE is encoded by the coding sequence GTGGCTCAGGAACGCTCCGGGAACAACCCGTCCGGTCGCGGCGGTCGTCCGACTCGTGGGAACGACCAGCGCCGCGGCGGCAGCGACCAGCGACGAGGCGGCAGTGGCGAGCAGCGCCGCGGGTCCGGTGACCAGCGCCGCGGCGGCAGCGACCAGCGACGTGGCGACAGCGCCGGCTCCGGTGGTCGCTCGTTCTCGCGTGCCGGCCGCCCGCCCCGTGAGGAGCGTGGCCCCCGGACCGCCGACCAGGCCGTGTACGACGGTCCGGAGCTGCCCGAGGACATCACCGGCAAGGAGCTGGACCGCGGGGTCGCGGCGCAGCTGAAGGGTCTCCCGGAGAAGCTCGCGTCCCGCGTTGCCCGCCACCTGGCGGCCGCCGGCCTGCTGGTGGACGAGGACCCCGAGACCGCCTACCAGCACGCGCTGGCCGCGCGCGCCCGCGCTCCTCGGCTCGCCGTCGTGCGGGAGGCCGCCGGCGAGGCGGCGTACGCGGCGGGTCACTACTCCGAGGCACTGGCCGAGCTGCGGGCCGCCAAGCGCATGAACGGCGCCACCGACTACCTGCCGATCATGGCCGACTGCCACCGCGCACTGGGCCAGCCCCAGCAGGCCGTGAAGCTGGCGCAGAGCCCGTCGGTGGCCAACTTCGCCGCCCCGGCGAAGGCCGAGATGACCATCGTCGAGGCCGGTGCCCGACGCGACATGGGTCAGCTCGACGCTGCTCTGCGGGTGCTGGAGCAGGCCCCGCTGATGAACAAGAGCCGCGAGCCCTGGGTGGTGCGGTTGCGCTACGCCTACGCCGACACGCTCGAGGCCGCCGGACGCCCGACCGAGGCGCTCACCTGGTTCCACCGCACCGACGCGATCGATGCCGAGGAGATCACCGACGCCGCCGAGCGGGCCAGCGCGCTGGAGTCGGCCGCCGAGTAG
- a CDS encoding alpha/beta fold hydrolase — protein sequence MKDVKRPALEGSVAVRDGRRLSFAEYGSPRGSAIVWMHGTPGARRQIPFEARAYAEQHGLRIIGIDRPGIGSSTPHLYPQLLDWAGDLELLLDALAVDTVRLVGLSGGGPYVLAAGAALGERVQGIAVLGGVAPVLGPDAAAGGVIQLAKWLSPLLRAGRVPLGVALTQLIRLARPVAGPGLDLYAAVQPPGDKNLLGRPEFKAMFLDDLLNGSRFQTSAPIHDLILFTREWGFALADVRVPVRWWHGDDDHIVPFHHGAHVVDRLPDAAMSVIDGESHLGGLGIAEEVLSTVMSLGS from the coding sequence GTGAAGGACGTGAAGAGACCAGCCCTGGAGGGCAGCGTCGCGGTGCGCGACGGTCGCCGCCTCAGCTTCGCCGAGTACGGCAGCCCGCGGGGGTCGGCGATCGTGTGGATGCACGGGACCCCCGGTGCGCGCCGTCAGATCCCGTTCGAGGCCCGCGCGTACGCCGAGCAGCACGGGCTGCGGATCATCGGCATCGACCGACCGGGGATCGGGTCGTCCACCCCGCACCTGTACCCCCAGCTCCTGGACTGGGCCGGCGACCTCGAGCTGCTGCTCGATGCCCTGGCCGTGGACACCGTGCGGCTGGTCGGGCTGTCCGGTGGTGGGCCCTACGTGCTGGCGGCCGGCGCCGCTCTGGGTGAGCGGGTGCAGGGGATCGCCGTGCTCGGCGGGGTCGCGCCCGTCCTGGGACCGGATGCCGCCGCCGGAGGGGTGATCCAGCTGGCCAAGTGGCTCTCGCCGTTGCTGAGGGCGGGGCGGGTGCCCCTCGGTGTGGCTCTGACCCAGCTGATCCGGCTGGCCAGGCCGGTGGCGGGCCCCGGGCTGGACCTCTACGCCGCCGTGCAGCCGCCCGGGGACAAGAACCTCCTGGGACGCCCCGAGTTCAAGGCGATGTTCCTCGACGACCTCCTCAACGGCAGCCGCTTCCAGACCTCGGCGCCGATCCACGACCTCATCCTGTTCACCCGTGAGTGGGGCTTCGCGCTGGCCGACGTCCGGGTCCCCGTGCGCTGGTGGCACGGCGACGACGACCACATCGTGCCCTTCCACCACGGCGCACACGTGGTGGACCGGCTCCCGGACGCCGCGATGAGCGTCATCGACGGGGAGAGCCACCTGGGGGGCCTGGGCATCGCCGAGGAGGTGCTCTCGACGGTCATGTCCCTGGGCAGCTGA
- a CDS encoding DUF3145 domain-containing protein: protein MKEVQVTTNTATRTATRGVFYVHSAPSALCPHVEWAVGGVLGAPVNLDWTPQPAQSGSYRAELSWTGTAGTAAAVASALRGWNHLRFEITEEPTPSTEGSRYSFTPELGVFHAVTGLHGDILIPEDRLKAAVVKSALGEVTLLEEIDKLLGKPWDDELETFRHAGDGAPVRWLHQVV, encoded by the coding sequence ATGAAGGAGGTCCAGGTGACCACGAACACTGCCACCCGCACCGCGACGAGGGGCGTCTTCTACGTGCACTCAGCGCCGTCTGCGCTGTGCCCGCACGTGGAGTGGGCCGTCGGCGGTGTCCTCGGTGCGCCCGTGAACCTCGACTGGACCCCGCAGCCGGCCCAGTCCGGCAGCTACCGTGCGGAGCTCTCGTGGACCGGCACGGCCGGGACGGCGGCGGCGGTGGCCTCCGCGCTGCGCGGCTGGAACCACCTGCGCTTCGAGATCACCGAGGAGCCGACACCCTCCACGGAGGGCTCGCGCTACTCCTTCACCCCCGAGCTCGGCGTCTTCCACGCCGTCACCGGCCTGCACGGCGACATCCTCATCCCCGAGGACCGCCTCAAGGCCGCGGTCGTGAAGTCGGCGCTCGGTGAGGTCACGCTGCTCGAGGAGATCGACAAGCTGCTCGGCAAGCCGTGGGACGACGAGCTCGAGACCTTCCGGCACGCCGGCGACGGCGCCCCGGTCCGGTGGTTGCACCAGGTGGTGTGA
- a CDS encoding acyl-CoA carboxylase subunit beta: MTVQTQPAPVRPAKPPREEDPRHPLKRLGALLDDGSLELISPDDDSGMLAVVGTVRGAPVVAFCSDATVMGGAMGDLGCRVVVDAYHRAMTDRVPIIGLWHSGGARLAEGVLSLHAVGRIFQVMTQASGRIPQISVVLGPAAGGAAYGPALTDVVILGPEGRIFVTGPDVVRSVTGEDVDMLRLGGPEPHGRRSGVVHVLTESEQEALDRARGLASLLGSQGSLRLADVDDRDLGALLPESRKRAYDVHPLVESLLDEGSVQELHARWAPNIVTALGRLGGRTVGVVANNPLRLGGCLDSLSAEKASRFVRMCDAFAIPLVVVVDVPGYLPGVGQEWDGVVRRGAKLLHAFGECVVPRVTLVTRKTYGGAYIAMNARSLGATRVLAWPGAEVAVMGAVAAVRILHRRRLAEVSPDIRPQVEAELAAEHERIAGGVEKAVEIGVVDEVVDPARTRSAIAHAIDAAVQASGVRRGHHGNIPL, encoded by the coding sequence ATGACCGTCCAGACCCAGCCCGCCCCGGTGCGACCGGCCAAGCCGCCGAGGGAGGAGGACCCCCGGCACCCGCTGAAGCGCCTGGGGGCCCTGCTCGACGACGGCAGCCTGGAGCTCATCTCCCCCGACGACGACTCCGGCATGCTGGCCGTGGTCGGCACCGTCCGGGGCGCCCCGGTCGTCGCCTTCTGCTCCGACGCGACCGTGATGGGCGGGGCGATGGGTGACCTGGGCTGCCGGGTCGTGGTCGACGCCTACCACCGCGCCATGACCGACAGGGTCCCGATCATCGGCCTGTGGCACTCCGGCGGCGCACGGCTGGCCGAGGGCGTGCTGAGCCTGCACGCCGTGGGCAGGATCTTCCAGGTGATGACCCAGGCCTCCGGCCGCATCCCCCAGATCTCCGTCGTCCTGGGCCCCGCCGCGGGCGGCGCCGCCTACGGGCCGGCCCTCACCGACGTCGTCATCCTCGGGCCCGAGGGCCGGATCTTCGTCACCGGTCCCGACGTCGTCCGGTCGGTCACCGGCGAGGACGTCGACATGCTCCGCCTCGGTGGCCCCGAGCCGCACGGGCGCCGCTCCGGCGTGGTCCACGTGCTCACCGAGAGCGAGCAGGAGGCCCTCGACCGCGCCCGTGGCCTGGCCTCCCTGCTCGGGTCCCAGGGCAGCCTGCGCCTGGCCGACGTCGACGACCGGGACCTCGGCGCCCTGCTGCCGGAGTCGCGCAAGCGCGCCTACGACGTGCACCCCCTGGTCGAGTCGCTGCTCGACGAGGGCTCGGTGCAGGAGCTGCACGCCCGCTGGGCCCCCAACATCGTCACGGCCCTCGGCCGCCTGGGCGGTCGCACCGTCGGCGTGGTGGCCAACAACCCGCTGCGCCTGGGGGGCTGCCTGGACTCGCTGTCCGCGGAGAAGGCCAGCCGCTTCGTGCGGATGTGCGACGCCTTCGCCATCCCCCTGGTCGTGGTCGTCGACGTCCCCGGCTACCTGCCCGGGGTCGGTCAGGAGTGGGACGGGGTCGTGCGCCGAGGCGCGAAGCTCCTGCACGCCTTCGGCGAGTGTGTCGTGCCGCGCGTGACCCTGGTGACCCGCAAGACCTACGGCGGCGCCTACATCGCGATGAACGCCCGCTCCCTGGGCGCCACCCGGGTCCTGGCCTGGCCCGGCGCCGAGGTGGCCGTCATGGGCGCCGTGGCCGCGGTGCGGATCCTGCACCGCCGGCGCCTGGCCGAGGTCTCCCCCGACATCCGGCCCCAGGTCGAGGCCGAGCTGGCCGCCGAGCACGAACGGATCGCCGGCGGCGTCGAGAAGGCCGTGGAGATCGGGGTCGTGGACGAGGTCGTCGACCCGGCCCGCACGCGCAGCGCGATCGCGCACGCGATCGACGCGGCCGTCCAGGCCAGCGGCGTACGACGGGGCCACCACGGCAACATCCCGCTGTGA
- a CDS encoding beta-ketoacyl-[acyl-carrier-protein] synthase family protein yields MAPTRVVVTGLGVTSPVGGDVPSTWESLLAGRSGVRALTEDWAADLPVRIAGRVAVEPTEVLERVKARRLDRSSQLAMVAATQAWADAGLEGTADEGGLDGDRVGVAFASGIGGVTTLLSNYDTMLEKGPRRVSPLAVPMLMPNAPAATISLMVGARAFASTPVSACASGNEAIALGLDQLRLGRADVVVVGGTEAAIHPLNIAAFANMMALSKTASGPEGGDPTTVSRPWDTARDGFVLGEGAGCLVLETEEHARARGARVYATVLGAGVTADSHDIAQPDPQGRGGTRAIARALAEGDVDPADVAHVNAHATSTPQGDVAEGLMLHATLGSHATDVVVTSTKSMTGHLLGGAGALEAVATVMALHHRVSPPTINLDEQDPRVDLDIATKARDLPLGDIVALNNSFGFGGANVAVAFGSV; encoded by the coding sequence ATGGCTCCCACACGCGTCGTCGTCACCGGCCTCGGGGTCACCTCACCCGTCGGAGGTGACGTGCCCTCCACCTGGGAGTCCCTGCTCGCAGGGCGCTCCGGGGTGCGGGCACTCACCGAGGACTGGGCCGCAGACCTCCCCGTCCGCATCGCGGGCCGGGTGGCCGTCGAGCCCACCGAGGTCCTCGAGCGGGTCAAGGCCCGCCGCCTGGACCGCTCCTCCCAGCTCGCGATGGTCGCGGCCACCCAGGCCTGGGCCGACGCGGGGCTCGAGGGGACGGCCGACGAGGGTGGGCTGGACGGCGACCGCGTGGGGGTGGCCTTCGCCTCCGGGATCGGCGGCGTGACCACGCTGCTGTCGAACTACGACACGATGCTGGAGAAGGGCCCCCGCCGGGTCTCCCCCCTGGCCGTGCCGATGCTGATGCCCAACGCCCCTGCGGCCACCATCAGCCTGATGGTGGGCGCGCGGGCCTTCGCCAGCACACCGGTCTCGGCGTGCGCCTCCGGCAACGAGGCCATCGCCCTGGGCCTGGACCAGCTCCGGCTCGGACGCGCCGACGTCGTCGTGGTCGGCGGCACCGAGGCGGCGATCCATCCGCTCAACATCGCGGCCTTCGCCAACATGATGGCGCTGTCGAAGACCGCCAGCGGTCCCGAGGGCGGCGACCCCACCACGGTCTCGCGCCCCTGGGACACCGCCCGTGACGGCTTCGTCCTGGGCGAGGGCGCCGGCTGCCTGGTCCTCGAGACCGAGGAGCACGCTCGTGCTCGCGGAGCACGCGTCTACGCGACCGTGCTCGGCGCGGGCGTCACCGCCGACTCCCACGACATCGCCCAGCCCGACCCCCAGGGCCGCGGCGGCACCCGGGCCATCGCCCGGGCGCTGGCCGAGGGCGACGTGGACCCGGCGGACGTCGCGCACGTCAACGCCCACGCCACCTCCACGCCCCAGGGCGACGTGGCCGAGGGCCTGATGCTGCACGCCACCTTGGGCTCGCACGCCACCGACGTGGTCGTGACCTCGACGAAGTCCATGACCGGGCACCTGCTCGGCGGCGCGGGCGCGCTCGAGGCGGTGGCCACGGTGATGGCCCTGCACCACCGGGTCAGCCCGCCCACGATCAACCTCGACGAGCAGGACCCCCGGGTCGACCTCGACATCGCGACCAAGGCCCGCGACCTTCCGCTGGGCGACATCGTCGCCCTCAACAACAGCTTCGGCTTCGGCGGCGCCAACGTGGCCGTGGCCTTCGGGAGCGTGTGA
- a CDS encoding acyl carrier protein: protein MATTEEIRSDLAEIVNEVAGVDADDVQLDKSFVDDLDVDSLSMVEVVVAAEEKFGVSIPDDEVKNLKTVGDAVAYIERASAA, encoded by the coding sequence ATGGCCACCACCGAGGAGATCCGCAGCGACCTCGCCGAGATCGTCAACGAGGTCGCCGGTGTCGACGCCGACGACGTCCAGCTCGACAAGTCCTTCGTCGACGACCTCGACGTCGACTCGCTGTCGATGGTCGAGGTCGTCGTCGCCGCCGAGGAGAAGTTCGGCGTCTCGATCCCCGACGACGAGGTCAAGAACCTCAAGACCGTCGGTGACGCCGTCGCCTACATCGAGCGCGCCTCCGCCGCCTGA